A genomic window from Xenorhabdus cabanillasii includes:
- a CDS encoding insulinase family protein, whose amino-acid sequence MQGKKIGYLIGGTILATTYFAQAETLQPDPAWQQGKLENGFSWQILQTPQRPNDKIQLRLMVKTGSLAEKNQQQGYTYLIPKIVLSSSKDLSSQKLENLWYNAVDSKNPLPPAIVSYDFTLYSLSLPNNRPELLQDALIWLSDIAGGAVFTPQTLAQAMKTSEHLVSTLPTDVQDPVWRMRLQGSTLLGHDPGAHVSTSVDVKKVEEFYRQWYTPDAMTLYVAGNVDSRVLPERLNQVFSSLEGKRQTPVVVPILLPVKAETLGVESDKAKQDRLSLVWNLNWQPINNSQALLQHWSNELAREAFYRYLQLWLKEKQNNAKLDLDCRVVYQRANCYLNLDTSSDKLTESTLYLASALASLRENGLPQEQFNELYNQKRLQLQHLFAVYARTDTDILINQRLLSQQNNVIDIAPEQYRRLRQMFLSSLTPQVLNKELKEMLSQETAFILVQPKGEAVVDVNQLRNSFNQIMRPGPLPEEPKPEVVKGKKIEG is encoded by the coding sequence ATGCAAGGCAAGAAAATCGGATATCTTATTGGTGGCACCATTCTGGCTACAACTTACTTTGCTCAGGCGGAAACCTTGCAGCCTGATCCAGCCTGGCAACAGGGCAAACTGGAAAATGGGTTCAGTTGGCAAATCCTGCAAACTCCGCAACGTCCCAACGACAAAATACAGTTGCGTTTAATGGTAAAAACGGGCTCTCTGGCAGAGAAAAATCAGCAGCAGGGTTACACCTACCTCATTCCCAAGATCGTCTTATCCTCCAGTAAAGATTTATCTTCGCAAAAATTGGAAAATCTGTGGTACAACGCGGTTGATAGCAAAAACCCCCTTCCTCCTGCCATAGTTTCATATGATTTCACCCTCTATAGCCTGAGCTTACCAAATAACCGCCCTGAATTATTACAGGATGCGCTGATCTGGTTATCCGATATTGCGGGAGGTGCGGTATTTACGCCACAGACTTTGGCTCAGGCTATGAAAACGTCTGAACATCTGGTATCGACTCTGCCAACAGATGTTCAGGATCCGGTATGGCGTATGCGCCTGCAAGGTTCGACTCTGCTTGGTCATGATCCCGGAGCGCATGTATCAACATCTGTTGATGTGAAAAAAGTCGAAGAATTCTATCGGCAGTGGTATACGCCGGATGCAATGACATTATATGTTGCCGGGAACGTTGATAGTCGGGTATTGCCAGAACGGCTTAATCAGGTATTTTCATCACTAGAAGGCAAACGTCAGACACCTGTTGTTGTTCCCATATTGTTGCCAGTAAAAGCAGAAACATTGGGAGTAGAAAGTGATAAAGCTAAACAAGATCGGCTCTCTTTAGTCTGGAACCTAAACTGGCAACCGATTAATAACTCTCAGGCATTACTTCAGCATTGGTCAAACGAACTTGCCCGCGAAGCTTTTTATCGTTACTTACAATTGTGGCTGAAAGAAAAGCAAAATAACGCAAAATTAGATCTGGATTGCCGGGTCGTCTACCAGCGGGCGAATTGCTACCTGAATCTGGACACTTCATCGGACAAATTGACGGAATCCACACTTTACCTGGCCTCTGCGCTGGCGTCATTACGTGAAAACGGATTACCACAAGAGCAATTTAATGAATTGTATAATCAGAAACGCCTTCAGCTTCAGCACCTCTTTGCAGTATATGCGCGCACAGACACGGATATATTAATTAACCAGCGTCTGCTTTCCCAACAAAATAATGTGATAGATATTGCTCCTGAGCAATATCGCAGACTGCGGCAGATGTTTTTGTCTTCCCTTACGCCACAGGTTTTGAACAAAGAACTGAAAGAAATGTTATCGCAGGAAACAGCATTTATTCTGGTGCAACCTAAAGGCGAAGCGGTTGTTGATGTGAATCAGCTCAGGAATAGTTTTAATCAGATTATGAGGCCGGGACCACTGCCGGAAGAGCCGAAGCCTGAGGTGGTTAAAGGCAAAAAGATTGAAGGTTAG
- the tssI gene encoding type VI secretion system tip protein VgrG produces the protein MNKVVNTINQLFDRSGLVFTLITENLPEQSFAVVDFSLQESLSAPFRLEATLTCKTPEINFADVLDRSAAFAVYRNGQVERQITGMVTQFSLQSTGRHCSHYHITLQPPLWRASLRVNSRIFQNQSVMDIVETLLRENGVRSFFFALGYKHPPREFCVQYDESDLAFIQRLLADEGIFYYFTFDQEQHEQSIVFHDSCLSLNQVITVPYHPEADVTGETTCIRQFSWSEQVGVANITTKDRTFKNPHWNREFWYEGRNLDNQRILNSYHHYDFPSRYKDDELGQRASQYRLEYLRRDTQLGNGQGDCFAMWPGQLFNLTDHPRETFNDQWQLIHITHSGRQPQADETQSGDGGTWLSNQFTFTTRKNSYRSSPYPKPKMEGPHIATVVGPEGEEIFCDEHGRVRIQFDWDRYGEFNDRSSCWVRVSQAWAGQLMGMIAIPRIGHEVLVDFVHGDPDQPIIVGRAYHANNIPPNRLPMAKTQMSIRSKTHKGEGFNELRFEDEKDREEVFIHAQKNLAIQVRNSRGERINYDRTTSIGHDDELVIANNRKVTVEGQQDHKTTGNYLEQIDGDRSLQLKGDLAEKIQGVVSVDAQGDLTLQSGSKITLSVGGNFVVLHAGGIDIKGAAINLNSGGSPGDLLAPANPAILLAAASEGSMFVAHCPMKEKEKQE, from the coding sequence ATGAACAAGGTAGTGAATACTATTAACCAGCTATTTGATCGTTCAGGCCTAGTCTTTACACTGATTACGGAAAATTTACCTGAGCAATCCTTTGCCGTCGTGGATTTTTCCTTACAGGAGTCACTCTCTGCCCCCTTTCGGCTGGAAGCCACACTAACCTGTAAAACTCCGGAGATTAATTTTGCCGATGTTCTCGACAGAAGCGCCGCTTTTGCTGTGTATCGCAATGGACAAGTTGAACGGCAGATCACAGGTATGGTCACGCAGTTTTCATTGCAATCAACCGGACGCCATTGCAGCCACTACCATATCACTCTTCAGCCCCCTTTATGGCGTGCATCATTACGGGTTAATAGCCGTATCTTCCAGAACCAATCCGTTATGGATATCGTCGAAACCCTGTTAAGGGAAAATGGTGTACGTAGTTTTTTCTTTGCGCTCGGTTACAAACACCCACCACGGGAATTTTGTGTTCAGTACGATGAAAGCGATCTGGCCTTTATTCAGCGTCTGCTGGCTGATGAGGGCATTTTTTACTATTTCACCTTCGATCAGGAGCAACACGAGCAAAGTATCGTGTTTCACGATTCCTGTCTGTCTCTCAATCAAGTTATAACCGTTCCTTACCACCCCGAAGCCGACGTGACGGGTGAAACAACCTGTATCCGCCAATTTAGCTGGTCAGAACAAGTCGGTGTTGCCAATATCACTACCAAAGACCGAACTTTCAAAAACCCACACTGGAACCGGGAATTCTGGTATGAAGGACGTAATCTTGATAATCAGCGAATATTGAATAGCTATCACCATTACGACTTTCCCAGCCGCTATAAAGATGATGAGTTAGGACAACGTGCAAGCCAGTATCGTCTGGAATACCTGCGCCGGGATACTCAGCTTGGCAACGGTCAGGGTGACTGTTTTGCCATGTGGCCGGGGCAACTGTTTAACCTGACCGATCACCCCAGAGAAACTTTCAACGACCAGTGGCAGCTTATCCACATCACGCATTCCGGGCGGCAACCACAGGCCGATGAGACTCAATCCGGCGATGGTGGCACATGGTTGTCCAACCAATTTACCTTCACCACTCGAAAAAATTCTTACCGCTCTTCCCCCTATCCAAAACCCAAAATGGAAGGTCCACATATCGCCACGGTCGTTGGGCCGGAGGGAGAAGAAATTTTCTGTGACGAACACGGGCGCGTTCGTATCCAGTTTGACTGGGACAGATACGGTGAATTTAATGACCGCAGTTCCTGCTGGGTGCGGGTCAGTCAGGCGTGGGCCGGGCAATTAATGGGTATGATCGCCATTCCCCGTATTGGGCACGAAGTGTTGGTGGATTTTGTCCACGGCGATCCCGATCAACCAATTATTGTCGGGCGGGCTTATCATGCCAACAACATTCCGCCAAACCGCCTGCCCATGGCGAAAACCCAGATGTCAATCCGGTCTAAAACGCATAAAGGCGAAGGGTTTAATGAACTGCGCTTTGAGGATGAGAAAGATCGCGAAGAGGTCTTTATTCACGCGCAGAAAAACCTCGCCATTCAGGTACGCAATTCACGCGGAGAACGGATCAACTATGACCGCACAACCAGCATTGGTCATGATGATGAACTGGTGATAGCCAATAATCGTAAGGTAACTGTAGAAGGTCAACAGGATCATAAAACTACGGGCAATTATCTTGAACAGATTGACGGTGACCGCTCACTACAGCTCAAAGGCGATCTGGCTGAGAAAATTCAGGGGGTAGTCAGTGTAGATGCGCAGGGCGATCTGACCTTGCAAAGTGGCAGCAAAATTACCCTGAGTGTCGGGGGAAATTTTGTTGTGCTTCATGCCGGTGGTATTGATATCAAAGGTGCCGCCATCAACCTGAACTCCGGTGGCAGTCCCGGTGATTTACTGGCACCAGCCAATCCCGCCATCCTGCTTGCAGCGGCAAGTGAAGGTTCGATGTTTGTCGCTCACTGCCCAATGAAAGAGAAGGAGAAACAGGAATGA
- a CDS encoding SymE family type I addiction module toxin, whose translation MIRLKGQWLKAASFETGGSVTVKIMDGCLVLIPRQR comes from the coding sequence ATGATCCGCCTGAAAGGGCAGTGGCTTAAGGCCGCGAGCTTTGAGACCGGCGGCTCGGTTACAGTCAAAATCATGGACGGCTGTTTAGTATTAATCCCCCGACAGCGATGA
- a CDS encoding HAMP domain-containing protein: MKLRVKRSLTIKQMAAVTGVTLVTLAIFITIQLSHLLQQRKDDYINQLNNAAAQIQTPLTDALLRSDLNKAQTLLIGLKTSGILGRAELISQNNSRIMSLDFATHRPVPELAKQVFGIPVELNIPLHVYGISSKDIASQGHLILQVDSNRVYRFALNTLALMLTTYLLLALILTVSISWCVNRIIIHPLRDIARELNKEHPPVLMPCPKSHQDDELGLLVKGYNRQVNKQKPPSK; this comes from the coding sequence ATGAAATTGCGAGTCAAACGTTCGTTAACCATTAAACAAATGGCGGCAGTGACAGGAGTCACTTTGGTCACCCTTGCTATTTTCATTACTATCCAATTATCGCATTTGTTGCAGCAACGAAAAGATGATTATATTAACCAGCTCAATAATGCAGCAGCTCAGATCCAGACGCCTTTGACAGATGCTTTGCTGAGATCTGATCTCAATAAAGCGCAAACTCTACTGATTGGATTAAAAACGTCGGGCATCTTAGGGCGAGCTGAACTGATATCGCAGAATAATTCCCGGATTATGAGTTTGGACTTCGCGACTCATCGGCCTGTACCTGAACTGGCAAAGCAGGTTTTTGGTATTCCGGTTGAGTTAAATATTCCTTTACATGTTTATGGTATTTCATCAAAAGACATAGCATCGCAGGGGCATCTTATCTTGCAGGTTGATTCCAACCGTGTGTACCGATTTGCTTTGAACACACTGGCATTAATGTTGACCACTTATTTGTTGCTCGCACTTATTCTTACAGTGTCGATAAGTTGGTGTGTAAATCGTATCATCATACATCCGTTGCGTGACATCGCACGAGAACTGAATAAAGAACATCCTCCTGTCCTTATGCCTTGTCCCAAAAGTCACCAAGATGATGAATTGGGGTTGTTGGTGAAAGGTTATAATCGTCAAGTTAATAAGCAAAAACCTCCATCAAAATGA
- a CDS encoding RHS repeat-associated core domain-containing protein, whose product MQLTDRQSQLSYHFNHTVGNIRKLSAITDRRQNTIQFIYDKQSQLIEVTRTDGFRLVLGYQGQQLQTVDYLEPQKQQRLVTCHYDPQGYLHECEAFQHNHLWHEYDTQGRMTRWHDTDQTDVYLTYDDRGRVLTTATTSGYWCDHFHYDDQARITTYRDAEGGETQHHYDHNGLVVREVDPLGRITRRQWRHSQIIWEADPTGGITTFDYNPDGALTEVKLPTGDTFAYGYDEHGQLIESVLPTGERWQFHYDEQGNLTTLTNPLGHKEGYQYGLHGELRQRLLPDGRQWHYAYDEQQRLAAVMTPDGQTTSLQLDELGRLCQLTDALKQQTHYRYSDDHASLNGCLTEVELPDGATQQLTYDSERRVVAVTDGEGRTTRYQYGAFDLLNQVIRPDGTILHFGYDRLTRLNSVTASTGETYRYERDAAGQIIRETDFTGRTIDYQYDKLGRRIQAQYPDGQQLRWHYSATGLLIKQESWQPEENQLVLNATTTYEYNARHQLIKAVNDDAVVEYEYDKATGLPTCERINGREITREWDSLTGRPLSENVDGNTLHFGYNLPGALNHFQFNQHTPLVFQHDALGRETVRESANGFILASRYTATGLLAHQSAGQATKLFRETLAQNDPHFPPQATAVNRNWQYDRAHNVRVIDDSRWGQTRYRYNANDQILHTLFDGALPYEEQFRYDANGNLSQHLPVDAYGAMTQINQRQKAGRVVQQGDIRYRYDDNGRLVEKTEQRDGFRPQIWRYRWDTQNQLTHCETPDGSRWHYRYDAFGRRIRKLKVHDGKLVAANLQRWLDGKPDLTPRATEIYGQDYLWSGDQLVEETPVYADGSLALDSRVRWLYEPGSLTPSARYEKGKLHYIVSDHQGTVREMLNEQGVLVWAQRLRTWGKAEKSQVIASNDPDYHVRCNFRFMGQFEDEESGLYYNFHRYYSPDTAQYISADPIGLMGGFNPYGYVHNPTNWIDPFGLAGENCGAYKGKLTMKSSEMKPLVRDSREWKQAVKDLQQAMANGEKFQVKVKTSSDAKAFLKESIGNMNRRKAHTQSARADGVEKYPKGYEQHQRPEGGFGDTPHIKWYNNGTDGHIFYDIPN is encoded by the coding sequence TTGCAACTGACCGATCGCCAGTCCCAGCTTAGCTACCATTTCAATCATACTGTCGGAAATATCCGCAAACTGTCCGCGATCACCGACCGCCGTCAGAACACAATTCAGTTTATTTACGATAAACAGTCGCAACTGATTGAAGTTACGCGCACCGATGGTTTCCGGTTGGTGTTGGGCTATCAGGGCCAGCAACTCCAGACCGTGGATTATCTTGAACCGCAGAAACAGCAGCGGTTGGTGACCTGTCACTATGATCCGCAAGGCTACCTGCATGAATGTGAAGCGTTCCAGCATAACCACCTGTGGCATGAATATGACACACAGGGGCGGATGACCCGCTGGCACGATACTGATCAGACAGATGTCTATCTCACCTACGATGATCGTGGACGGGTACTCACAACTGCCACCACCAGCGGCTATTGGTGTGATCATTTCCACTATGATGATCAGGCACGCATCACCACCTATCGGGACGCTGAAGGCGGTGAAACCCAACACCACTACGATCACAATGGGTTGGTTGTCCGTGAAGTCGATCCATTAGGACGGATCACCCGCCGCCAGTGGCGCCATAGCCAAATCATCTGGGAAGCCGATCCGACAGGCGGGATAACCACCTTCGATTACAACCCTGACGGGGCGCTGACCGAAGTAAAACTGCCGACGGGCGACACCTTTGCTTACGGTTATGACGAACACGGGCAGCTCATCGAAAGTGTCCTGCCGACCGGCGAGCGTTGGCAATTTCACTATGATGAGCAGGGCAACCTGACGACACTGACTAATCCGTTGGGGCACAAAGAAGGATACCAATATGGTCTCCACGGTGAATTACGTCAGCGCTTACTGCCGGATGGACGCCAGTGGCACTACGCCTATGATGAGCAACAGCGGCTGGCCGCCGTGATGACGCCGGATGGACAAACCACCAGCCTGCAACTGGATGAACTGGGCCGCCTGTGCCAACTCACCGATGCCCTCAAACAGCAGACTCACTACCGCTATAGCGACGACCATGCCAGCCTCAATGGCTGCCTGACCGAAGTCGAACTGCCGGATGGCGCCACCCAACAGTTAACATATGACAGCGAGCGGCGTGTGGTAGCGGTCACCGATGGCGAAGGCCGTACCACTCGTTATCAGTACGGAGCTTTTGACCTGCTAAATCAGGTTATCCGCCCCGACGGCACCATACTGCACTTTGGCTATGATCGTCTGACCCGCCTGAATTCAGTCACTGCCTCCACCGGCGAAACTTACCGTTATGAGCGGGATGCGGCCGGTCAGATTATCCGGGAAACTGATTTTACCGGCCGTACCATTGATTATCAGTACGATAAGCTGGGACGCCGTATTCAGGCACAATATCCGGATGGTCAGCAGTTACGCTGGCATTACTCCGCCACTGGCTTACTAATCAAACAGGAAAGCTGGCAACCGGAAGAGAATCAGTTGGTACTTAATGCAACCACAACTTACGAATACAACGCCCGTCACCAGTTAATTAAGGCTGTCAATGACGATGCGGTAGTAGAATATGAGTACGACAAAGCCACTGGCCTGCCCACCTGTGAACGCATCAACGGACGAGAAATTACCCGTGAATGGGATAGCCTGACGGGACGCCCGCTCAGCGAAAATGTCGATGGCAATACCCTTCACTTTGGCTATAACCTGCCAGGTGCTCTGAATCACTTTCAGTTCAACCAGCATACACCGCTGGTCTTCCAGCATGATGCATTGGGACGGGAAACAGTACGCGAAAGTGCTAACGGCTTTATCCTTGCCAGTCGCTACACCGCAACTGGCCTGCTGGCACATCAGTCTGCGGGACAGGCAACTAAATTGTTTCGGGAAACTCTGGCACAAAATGACCCGCACTTCCCGCCACAAGCGACTGCCGTTAATCGTAACTGGCAGTACGACCGAGCCCATAACGTCCGAGTCATTGATGACAGCCGTTGGGGCCAAACACGCTATCGTTACAACGCCAACGACCAGATCCTGCATACCCTGTTCGACGGTGCCCTACCCTATGAAGAACAATTCCGTTATGATGCCAACGGTAACCTGAGCCAGCATTTGCCTGTGGATGCCTACGGCGCAATGACACAAATCAACCAGCGCCAGAAAGCCGGACGGGTAGTACAGCAAGGGGATATCCGTTATCGCTATGATGACAATGGGCGTCTGGTAGAAAAAACAGAGCAACGTGACGGCTTCCGTCCTCAAATCTGGCGCTACCGCTGGGACACCCAAAACCAGCTTACCCACTGTGAAACCCCGGACGGCTCGCGCTGGCACTATCGTTACGATGCGTTCGGGCGGCGTATCCGCAAACTCAAGGTTCACGATGGCAAACTGGTGGCCGCTAACCTGCAACGCTGGCTGGACGGCAAGCCCGACCTGACGCCCCGCGCCACCGAAATTTACGGGCAGGACTACCTGTGGAGCGGTGACCAGCTGGTTGAGGAGACGCCGGTGTATGCCGATGGCTCGCTGGCGCTGGACAGCCGCGTGCGCTGGCTGTACGAACCCGGCTCATTAACGCCGTCAGCCCGCTATGAAAAAGGCAAGCTGCACTATATTGTCAGTGACCATCAGGGCACCGTGCGCGAGATGTTGAATGAGCAAGGGGTACTGGTCTGGGCGCAGCGGCTGAGGACATGGGGAAAAGCCGAGAAATCGCAAGTAATTGCCTCGAATGACCCGGATTACCACGTTAGGTGCAATTTCAGGTTCATGGGGCAATTTGAGGACGAAGAGAGCGGATTATACTATAATTTTCACCGCTATTACTCGCCTGACACAGCGCAGTACATCTCGGCAGACCCCATTGGCTTGATGGGGGGTTTTAATCCGTATGGGTATGTGCATAATCCAACTAACTGGATCGACCCGTTCGGGTTGGCGGGGGAAAATTGTGGTGCGTATAAAGGAAAACTTACGATGAAGTCTTCAGAAATGAAGCCATTAGTGAGGGATTCTAGGGAATGGAAACAAGCAGTTAAAGATTTACAGCAAGCCATGGCTAATGGTGAAAAATTCCAAGTAAAAGTGAAAACTAGCTCTGATGCAAAAGCATTTTTAAAAGAATCGATAGGTAACATGAATCGCCGTAAAGCCCATACTCAAAGTGCTCGTGCAGATGGGGTTGAAAAATATCCTAAAGGGTACGAGCAGCATCAGAGGCCAGAAGGTGGATTTGGTGATACACCACATATCAAATGGTATAACAATGGAACGGATGGTCATATTTTCTATGACATACCGAATTAA
- a CDS encoding DUF4123 domain-containing protein, with translation MSQEKLYAIIDGAAEPDLFLMLERYDPPSACLYGEPLQPELVKIAPYLVQVDEKVKIWLECRKTPWGIFVQSAADMKTMRQHLRKYLQVLLPQQEKPVFFRFYDPRNIWDFLGVLSDWEVHCFLGPITQVTTLYLEEERTDNFAKIREPFPIGATSKRKMLAITDIQLEKIQAIFTERYIEKLAGLIPEWLEKAPFDFIPHIDTVECARQFFNWFGQNGITDDRNVRGLLQLFITRHHLTIDELPTAMYSQLTEYNQPGHMRAESVLIQEMGQVPL, from the coding sequence ATGAGTCAGGAAAAACTTTACGCAATTATTGATGGGGCGGCAGAACCTGATCTATTTTTGATGCTGGAGCGTTATGACCCGCCTTCCGCCTGTCTTTATGGTGAACCTCTCCAGCCAGAACTGGTTAAAATCGCCCCTTATCTGGTACAGGTGGATGAAAAAGTTAAAATCTGGCTGGAATGCCGCAAAACACCGTGGGGAATTTTCGTCCAGAGTGCAGCAGATATGAAAACCATGCGCCAGCATTTACGGAAATACCTGCAAGTCCTGCTTCCTCAGCAGGAAAAACCGGTATTTTTCCGTTTTTATGACCCGCGCAATATCTGGGATTTTCTCGGCGTATTGAGTGACTGGGAAGTGCACTGTTTTTTAGGGCCGATCACGCAGGTCACGACACTTTATCTTGAAGAAGAACGCACGGATAACTTTGCCAAAATCAGAGAACCTTTCCCGATTGGTGCCACCAGTAAACGCAAGATGCTTGCCATCACAGACATTCAGTTGGAAAAAATACAGGCTATTTTCACGGAGCGGTATATTGAAAAACTAGCCGGTCTAATCCCTGAATGGCTGGAAAAGGCTCCTTTTGATTTTATCCCTCATATCGACACGGTGGAATGCGCCCGGCAATTTTTTAACTGGTTCGGCCAAAACGGTATTACGGACGACCGCAATGTTCGTGGGTTGCTCCAGCTCTTTATCACCCGTCATCATCTCACAATTGATGAATTGCCAACTGCGATGTATTCCCAATTAACTGAATACAACCAGCCGGGTCATATGCGAGCCGAAAGCGTGTTAATTCAAGAAATGGGTCAGGTGCCTCTTTAA
- a CDS encoding type VI secretion system PAAR protein, whose amino-acid sequence MGNAVKIGDIGTEHGDCSATPVITGASTVKVDGAYLARQGDALASHSSHSRTIAGGSGSVFIEGKPAARTGDAVDCGGVVIGGGSVNIG is encoded by the coding sequence ATGGGTAATGCAGTCAAAATTGGTGATATCGGCACAGAACACGGTGATTGTTCCGCAACCCCTGTTATTACCGGCGCCAGCACAGTGAAAGTTGATGGTGCCTATCTTGCCCGACAGGGAGATGCACTGGCTTCCCATTCGTCACACTCACGGACGATAGCGGGAGGCTCTGGTTCCGTGTTTATTGAGGGAAAACCTGCCGCCAGAACAGGGGATGCCGTTGATTGTGGCGGTGTTGTGATTGGCGGTGGCAGTGTAAATATTGGTTAA
- a CDS encoding glycohydrolase toxin TNT-related protein (This protein contains a domain related to Tuberculosis Necrotizing Toxin, which is the C-terminal effector domain of outer membrane channel protein CpnT, and which has a lethal NAD+-glycohydrolase activity.), which yields MTVDAGEIAPWFGYLGRGIQYDLPKKVHELRADGSLEMISRTLKGNSIPLD from the coding sequence ATAACAGTTGATGCCGGTGAAATAGCCCCTTGGTTTGGTTATCTAGGGCGAGGAATTCAATATGATTTACCTAAAAAAGTTCATGAACTAAGAGCAGATGGCTCATTAGAAATGATATCGCGAACATTAAAAGGCAACTCCATACCTTTAGATTAA